A stretch of Lactiplantibacillus brownii DNA encodes these proteins:
- a CDS encoding polyprenyl synthetase family protein: MIQNIWQPNPQVHQQLKALKPYLLAQVQINNPAINGRVHELLAAGGKFLRPGFFYLFSQFGPDQDPTRLQAGAAAMELLHVATLIHDDVIDEAPERRHVTTIHQDYGQRNAIYAGDLLFTCYFDQVLIAALTREDVKRNTAAMRGILQGELDQMAHNFKPSTTLTDYLTVAAGKTARLFSLSCEQGAHLAKAPTEIVQLAQQIGHQLGLAYQMLDDILDYTGDEKLTHKPVLADLKDGVYSLPLIYALQTDPSLAKQLPMPGTEVSNDQLLNIRDQVIALGGVTQAQQLATNYTQQALSLINDLPAGTTQQTIRRLVTQLLVRNH, encoded by the coding sequence ATGATTCAGAATATCTGGCAACCAAATCCACAAGTCCATCAACAGTTAAAGGCGCTAAAGCCTTACCTTTTGGCGCAAGTCCAAATTAATAATCCAGCAATTAATGGGCGTGTTCACGAACTTTTAGCTGCCGGAGGAAAATTTTTACGGCCGGGCTTTTTCTACCTATTTAGCCAATTCGGTCCAGATCAAGATCCAACTCGGTTGCAAGCAGGAGCAGCCGCCATGGAACTACTCCATGTGGCAACGTTAATTCATGATGATGTCATCGATGAAGCTCCTGAACGCCGGCATGTCACCACGATTCATCAAGATTATGGTCAACGCAATGCGATTTATGCTGGTGATCTCCTATTTACCTGCTATTTCGATCAAGTGCTGATTGCCGCTTTAACACGCGAAGACGTCAAACGTAATACCGCGGCCATGCGAGGTATTTTGCAAGGTGAACTGGATCAGATGGCCCACAATTTCAAGCCGAGCACGACCTTAACAGATTATTTAACTGTTGCGGCAGGCAAAACAGCGCGTTTATTTAGTTTAAGCTGTGAACAAGGTGCCCATTTGGCTAAAGCCCCAACAGAAATCGTTCAATTGGCACAACAAATTGGGCATCAATTAGGTCTCGCTTATCAAATGCTTGACGACATCCTCGACTATACCGGCGATGAAAAGCTCACTCACAAACCCGTGTTAGCCGATTTAAAAGATGGCGTGTACTCCCTGCCCTTGATCTATGCGCTCCAGACGGACCCAAGTTTAGCGAAACAATTGCCGATGCCTGGGACAGAAGTCAGCAACGACCAACTATTGAACATCCGCGATCAAGTCATCGCTTTAGGTGGTGTGACACAAGCTCAGCAGCTCGCGACCAATTACACGCAGCAAGCTTTGAGCCTGATCAATGACCTGCCAGCAGGTACCACCCAACAAACTATTCGCCGACTAGTGACCCAATTATTGGTACGTAATCATTAA
- a CDS encoding glycoside hydrolase family 73 protein codes for MAKKRRASQSNGILIKNQQIQWVNLLIVIIVIGGLGMAIRSKFVADVPATAVQTKRAKPTVLSHPAFIKKLAPDAQQMQTKYHVLASISLSQAILESNWGRSANARQNNNLFGVKATGQEKGKLMATKEFHDGAYHQEKQRFRVYDSWHASMVGHARKLAYGTPWDSKHYQAVIQATDYQTAAVALVNAGYATDPAYAQKLINIIQKYDLQRYDKK; via the coding sequence ATGGCCAAAAAACGGCGGGCGAGTCAGTCCAATGGCATCTTAATTAAGAATCAGCAGATTCAATGGGTGAACTTACTTATTGTGATTATCGTAATCGGTGGGCTCGGAATGGCAATTAGGTCGAAGTTTGTGGCCGACGTTCCAGCGACTGCCGTTCAAACGAAACGGGCCAAGCCGACCGTGTTGTCCCACCCAGCCTTTATTAAAAAACTCGCGCCGGATGCCCAACAGATGCAGACAAAATACCACGTACTAGCAAGTATCAGTCTGAGTCAGGCCATCCTGGAATCCAATTGGGGGCGGAGTGCCAATGCGCGCCAAAATAATAATTTATTTGGGGTGAAGGCGACCGGTCAGGAAAAAGGTAAGCTGATGGCGACTAAAGAGTTCCATGACGGGGCTTACCATCAGGAAAAGCAACGTTTTCGGGTTTATGACAGTTGGCATGCCTCGATGGTCGGACATGCCCGGAAATTAGCGTATGGCACGCCTTGGGATAGTAAACATTATCAAGCAGTCATTCAAGCGACCGATTATCAGACAGCTGCGGTGGCTTTGGTGAACGCGGGGTATGCGACTGACCCGGCCTATGCGCAAAAATTAATTAATATTATTCAAAAATACGACTTACAACGGTATGATAAGAAGTAA
- a CDS encoding 1,4-dihydroxy-2-naphthoate polyprenyltransferase: MKPKVFLEFVEIKSLIASVLPFVLGSLYAVYNYHQVHLGYLLLFFIASSLFHMATNANDNYQDFLHAPRDKANQEFLEATNVVGVNQISISQARTITFGLGGVSLLLGLWLVTQTGWPLLWMGLYSYAVGYFYAGGPKPISAGPFGEFFSGFTMGFMIFWISVYINTFDVAPITWQSTANVLISAGLAIFAISNIMLANNICDRDEDIALGRHTIVSYFGKRVMLQVFAWSYIVGYVCLMIAVWLGVLPKLSLLTLLSVIPVLKNTRQFMRKQVKRETFILAIKNASIICLTFVVCMGLGLIFD, translated from the coding sequence TTGAAACCGAAAGTTTTTTTGGAGTTTGTTGAAATCAAATCGTTGATTGCTAGTGTTTTACCATTTGTACTCGGCAGTTTGTATGCTGTCTATAACTATCACCAAGTGCATCTCGGCTATTTACTTTTATTTTTCATCGCTTCTTCCTTATTTCACATGGCTACCAATGCTAATGATAATTACCAAGATTTTTTGCATGCGCCACGCGATAAAGCCAATCAGGAATTTTTGGAAGCAACGAATGTGGTTGGCGTTAATCAGATTTCGATTAGCCAAGCGCGGACAATCACGTTCGGTTTGGGTGGGGTCTCGTTGCTACTTGGTCTGTGGTTGGTCACACAAACCGGTTGGCCGTTGTTGTGGATGGGACTTTATTCGTATGCCGTCGGTTACTTTTACGCTGGTGGGCCAAAACCGATTTCAGCCGGCCCGTTTGGGGAATTCTTTTCCGGCTTCACGATGGGCTTCATGATATTTTGGATCTCGGTTTATATTAATACCTTTGATGTGGCACCAATTACGTGGCAGTCAACAGCCAACGTCTTGATTTCCGCAGGGTTAGCAATTTTTGCGATTTCAAATATTATGTTGGCGAATAACATTTGTGACCGGGATGAGGACATCGCCCTCGGTCGGCATACGATTGTGTCCTATTTTGGCAAACGCGTCATGTTACAAGTTTTTGCTTGGAGCTACATTGTCGGTTACGTGTGCTTAATGATTGCGGTTTGGTTAGGGGTTTTGCCTAAGCTAAGTTTGTTAACCTTACTAAGCGTCATTCCAGTGTTGAAAAATACGCGCCAATTTATGCGGAAGCAAGTTAAACGTGAAACCTTTATTCTGGCAATCAAAAACGCAAGCATTATTTGTTTGACCTTCGTTGTTTGCATGGGTTTAGGATTGATTTTTGATTAG
- a CDS encoding DUF2179 domain-containing protein, producing the protein MHVELGMLVLIFVINFVYITLNTLRFLLVMRGYRYFAAFMSVLEITIYVLGLSLVLNRLSNPINLVVYALGYGVGVYVGMMLEDKLALGYTMISVILPDPKSPLPGVLRSNGFGVTQHVAYGLEGERLALEILAPRKNERRLYDLIKTTAPNAFIIAYEPRYISGGFWLKRVRRRNARQKK; encoded by the coding sequence ATGCATGTTGAACTTGGAATGTTAGTGCTCATTTTTGTGATTAATTTTGTCTACATTACGTTGAATACGTTGCGATTCTTACTGGTTATGCGTGGGTATCGCTACTTTGCGGCGTTTATGTCGGTGTTGGAAATCACGATTTATGTCCTGGGCTTGTCGTTAGTTTTAAATCGATTAAGCAACCCAATTAACCTAGTCGTCTATGCGTTAGGTTATGGGGTCGGGGTCTATGTTGGCATGATGTTAGAAGACAAACTCGCCTTAGGTTACACAATGATTTCCGTGATCTTGCCGGACCCCAAGTCGCCACTACCAGGAGTCCTACGCAGCAATGGTTTTGGCGTCACCCAGCATGTGGCCTATGGTTTAGAAGGGGAACGATTGGCGCTAGAAATCTTAGCTCCCCGTAAGAATGAACGCCGGTTATACGATTTAATCAAGACGACGGCACCAAATGCTTTTATTATTGCTTATGAACCCCGTTATATTTCGGGTGGCTTTTGGCTGAAACGTGTCAGACGGCGGAATGCCCGGCAAAAAAAGTGA
- a CDS encoding Gfo/Idh/MocA family protein encodes MSKTYRWAIVGLGNIAHSFVNYFDQPDGEIYAVCSRSQAKADTFAKEHHISKAYGDLTELLADPQVDIIYVATPHNYHIETIMPALKAGKHVFCEKAITMSSAQLAQAKDLAAKKHLVLAEAMTLYHMPLYQKLHDFANERQLGPLKMVQASFGSFKEPDPAGRFFNPNLAGGALLDIGVYALAFVREFLTAKPYITGTTMHRFSTGVDEAETISLRTANDELANVALTFRAKMPKQGIVAYEKGYFTIDTYPRATTALFTDSTGKTETIQAGDYKQAMNYEIADMQKMIAGDLENTSLSKTTDVMDVMTAARAQWDYRYPFEK; translated from the coding sequence ATGTCTAAAACTTATCGTTGGGCCATTGTTGGCCTTGGTAACATCGCTCACAGTTTCGTTAACTATTTTGATCAACCAGATGGTGAAATTTATGCCGTTTGTTCACGTTCGCAAGCCAAAGCGGACACTTTCGCTAAGGAACATCACATTTCCAAAGCGTATGGTGATTTGACTGAGTTGCTTGCAGATCCACAAGTTGACATCATTTACGTGGCAACTCCCCACAACTACCATATTGAGACCATTATGCCCGCCTTAAAAGCTGGCAAACATGTTTTCTGTGAAAAAGCTATCACCATGTCCAGTGCGCAATTAGCACAGGCCAAAGATTTGGCGGCTAAAAAGCACCTCGTTTTAGCTGAAGCCATGACGTTATATCACATGCCACTTTATCAGAAATTGCATGACTTTGCGAACGAACGCCAACTTGGACCATTAAAAATGGTTCAGGCGAGTTTCGGTAGCTTCAAAGAACCCGATCCAGCTGGGCGCTTCTTTAATCCCAATTTAGCTGGTGGCGCGCTCTTGGATATTGGCGTCTATGCGTTGGCGTTTGTCCGTGAATTTTTGACCGCCAAACCTTATATCACCGGGACAACGATGCATCGCTTTAGTACCGGTGTTGATGAAGCTGAGACGATTAGTTTGCGTACCGCTAACGATGAACTCGCTAACGTGGCCTTAACGTTTCGGGCGAAGATGCCTAAACAAGGCATCGTGGCTTACGAAAAGGGTTACTTCACCATTGACACTTACCCACGTGCTACGACTGCCCTATTCACCGATTCAACTGGGAAAACTGAAACGATTCAGGCTGGCGATTACAAACAAGCAATGAATTACGAAATTGCTGACATGCAAAAAATGATTGCTGGCGATCTTGAAAACACTAGTCTCAGCAAGACAACCGATGTGATGGACGTCATGACGGCGGCTCGTGCACAATGGGATTACCGTTATCCATTCGAAAAATAA
- a CDS encoding DUF3781 domain-containing protein has translation MAHSHLPDSHLSQTLAQLSNQICYTQLVYQRVNKKLQTNLTHAEIETLVKGVLDTPASRLVRRGKNNYVSNDQYHVELVINSFTNRLITVNPI, from the coding sequence TTGGCGCATTCACACCTGCCGGATAGCCATCTCAGCCAAACGTTGGCACAACTCAGCAATCAGATTTGCTATACCCAATTAGTCTATCAACGCGTTAATAAAAAGTTGCAAACTAATCTCACGCACGCGGAAATTGAAACTTTAGTCAAGGGAGTCCTTGACACGCCTGCCAGTCGACTCGTGCGACGTGGTAAAAACAATTATGTTTCGAATGATCAGTATCATGTAGAATTAGTTATTAATTCTTTCACCAATCGTCTGATTACGGTCAATCCGATTTAA
- a CDS encoding xanthine phosphoribosyltransferase — MRQLEQRILQDGRVLPGEVLKVDGFLNHQVDPDLMFAIGSEFAQLFRGAGITRILTVESSGIAPAVMTGLQLHVPVVFARKHKSITLIDDLFTAEVYSYTKKTSNQISISKKFLHADDKVLIIDDFLANGQAVQGLFEICDQAKAEIAGAGMVIEKVFQAGHQMIKDRGVRLESLAQITSFEGNQVHFASETTN; from the coding sequence ATGCGACAACTTGAACAACGCATTTTACAAGACGGTCGGGTGTTACCTGGCGAAGTGCTAAAGGTTGATGGTTTTTTAAATCATCAAGTTGATCCCGATTTAATGTTTGCCATCGGTTCAGAATTTGCTCAGCTTTTTCGGGGGGCTGGGATCACGAGAATTTTGACCGTTGAATCTTCTGGAATTGCGCCGGCTGTGATGACCGGTTTACAATTGCACGTCCCAGTCGTATTTGCGCGGAAACATAAATCAATCACGCTGATTGACGATTTGTTCACTGCCGAAGTCTATTCATATACTAAAAAAACCTCCAATCAGATTTCGATTTCCAAGAAGTTTTTGCATGCAGATGATAAAGTATTAATTATTGATGACTTCTTAGCAAATGGGCAAGCAGTCCAAGGGTTATTTGAAATTTGTGATCAAGCAAAAGCTGAAATTGCTGGCGCTGGGATGGTCATTGAAAAGGTCTTCCAAGCGGGTCACCAAATGATCAAGGATCGCGGGGTTCGTTTAGAATCATTGGCCCAAATCACATCGTTTGAAGGGAACCAGGTCCATTTTGCCTCTGAAACCACCAACTAG
- a CDS encoding 5-(carboxyamino)imidazole ribonucleotide synthase yields the protein MDNSVLNPGGTLGIIGNSTNGVGLVIAARNAGINVGVYGDDENTETMELADFRVVGALNDQQQLQNFAERCDVVTYESETVDASVINFLAGHTQVPQGADALEIMQDRSLERAFFSQLNLNVAPSATIVSLDDVYQAIGSIGYPSILKPIQKGLGQNRQLEIKTQTDIVKAADLLDWGTYLLESLIPYEKELSVVVAKTSSATEYFPIVENRYKNHELVTTIVPAQIDSAVNDEILRITTEISDNLSYTGIFEVAFFLTKSGNLYVKRVVPAMHQAGYVFDRATNISMAEQHLRAIAGLPLMPIKTLMPVVAVYFTTAQVSGIRTQWQIKPNWFFNFYHRTKLQSEKTVVAGHILVEADTVKEALDQIDDTAIWREAAPVNDNSAEADAE from the coding sequence GTGGACAACTCGGTTTTAAATCCAGGTGGTACTTTAGGCATTATCGGTAATAGTACCAACGGTGTTGGATTGGTAATTGCCGCGCGCAATGCTGGCATTAATGTCGGGGTTTACGGTGATGACGAAAATACTGAGACCATGGAACTGGCAGATTTTCGTGTTGTCGGGGCCCTAAATGATCAGCAACAGTTACAAAATTTTGCAGAACGTTGTGATGTCGTCACGTATGAATCTGAAACGGTCGATGCGTCAGTGATTAACTTTTTAGCTGGTCACACCCAAGTGCCACAAGGGGCGGATGCACTAGAAATTATGCAAGACCGCTCACTCGAACGTGCCTTCTTTAGTCAGTTAAACTTAAACGTGGCGCCATCTGCGACTATTGTTAGTTTAGATGACGTTTATCAAGCGATTGGGTCCATTGGCTATCCAAGCATTTTAAAGCCGATTCAAAAGGGCCTTGGTCAAAATCGACAGTTAGAAATTAAGACGCAGACGGATATCGTCAAGGCGGCCGATTTACTAGACTGGGGAACTTATTTGTTGGAATCATTGATTCCCTACGAAAAAGAATTGTCAGTCGTTGTTGCCAAAACGTCATCAGCGACGGAATATTTTCCAATTGTCGAAAACCGTTACAAAAATCATGAGTTAGTCACGACAATCGTGCCGGCTCAGATTGATTCCGCGGTAAACGATGAAATTTTACGAATCACGACTGAAATTAGTGATAATTTGAGTTACACCGGTATTTTTGAAGTCGCTTTCTTTTTAACTAAGAGTGGCAACTTGTACGTTAAACGGGTGGTGCCAGCGATGCATCAAGCCGGGTATGTGTTTGATCGGGCCACGAATATCAGTATGGCCGAGCAACATTTACGAGCAATCGCGGGGTTACCGTTAATGCCGATTAAAACCTTGATGCCGGTCGTGGCTGTTTATTTCACGACGGCACAAGTTTCAGGAATTCGAACACAGTGGCAGATCAAGCCAAACTGGTTCTTTAATTTCTATCATCGTACGAAGTTACAATCAGAGAAGACGGTCGTCGCTGGCCACATTCTGGTTGAAGCAGACACGGTGAAGGAAGCCTTGGATCAGATTGATGATACTGCAATCTGGCGAGAAGCCGCACCAGTGAATGATAATAGCGCGGAAGCAGATGCTGAATAA
- the cydC gene encoding thiol reductant ABC exporter subunit CydC — MKDFLTTFKHDTWVMPYLRKYKKLLALTLFLGLMTFFCGSALMFNSGYLISKAARHPYNILMIYVPIVLTRAFGIGRPAFRYAERITSHNWVLRIVSDFRKKLYQAVAKHAVAIRQNFQTGDVLSILADDIDHIENLYLRTVFPTVIAWTMYLIIVIALGYFSWWFGLLMLLMLGLIVIVMPLWSVLINGARESQSRKIQQTFYTQLTDAVMGLGDWLISGRQADFNDRQTAPIDQIADLRRADHRFQWWRDFTIQLLFGVICIALLIWSSFYWTSNAASANWIAAFVLSVFPLVDAFQSVSQGVSEWPSYQRSIRRVNALDTTPTDETDQTTLTEPFSVLQVADLNFQYQEGSRQIFKQLNLSLQAGEKLALLGPSGTGKSTLLKLVLGDLQPTAGTVQLNDVPISRLQTERAKLFGVLDQQPYLFNTSIMNNVRMGNPDATDAQVKAALKSVELAPLIEGLPDQYDTVVEEGGARFSGGERQRIALARILLQDAPIIILDEPTVSLDPITESHLLATVFRVLHDKTILWVTHHLAGINYVDQVRFLEAGEFDMAGTPQELYATAPRFKRLYDLDQGHD, encoded by the coding sequence ATGAAAGACTTTTTAACAACTTTTAAACATGATACTTGGGTCATGCCCTATTTACGCAAATATAAGAAGTTATTGGCGTTAACGCTGTTTCTAGGTTTAATGACTTTTTTCTGTGGTTCCGCGTTGATGTTTAACTCGGGATACTTAATCAGTAAAGCGGCGCGGCATCCTTATAATATTTTGATGATCTATGTGCCAATTGTCTTGACGCGTGCCTTTGGGATTGGTCGGCCGGCCTTTCGATATGCCGAACGAATCACCAGTCATAATTGGGTGTTGCGTATCGTTTCAGATTTCCGAAAAAAGCTCTACCAAGCGGTTGCTAAGCATGCCGTAGCGATTCGGCAGAACTTTCAAACAGGGGACGTTCTCAGTATTTTAGCCGATGATATTGATCATATTGAGAATCTCTATCTGCGGACCGTTTTCCCGACGGTGATTGCTTGGACGATGTACCTGATCATTGTGATTGCACTCGGTTATTTTAGCTGGTGGTTCGGCTTACTCATGTTGCTGATGCTTGGCTTGATCGTCATTGTGATGCCACTCTGGTCAGTACTGATAAATGGGGCGCGGGAGTCTCAGAGTCGCAAGATCCAACAGACGTTTTATACGCAGTTAACGGATGCCGTGATGGGATTGGGTGACTGGTTGATTTCTGGCCGCCAAGCCGACTTTAACGACCGACAAACTGCGCCAATTGATCAGATTGCTGATTTGCGGCGGGCAGATCATCGCTTTCAATGGTGGCGTGATTTTACGATTCAATTGTTGTTTGGAGTAATTTGTATTGCTTTATTGATCTGGAGTAGTTTTTATTGGACGAGCAATGCGGCCAGTGCCAACTGGATCGCTGCGTTTGTGTTATCGGTCTTTCCGCTAGTTGATGCTTTTCAATCGGTCAGCCAAGGTGTCAGTGAATGGCCAAGTTATCAACGGTCGATTCGTCGGGTCAATGCATTAGACACGACCCCAACGGATGAAACCGATCAGACCACGTTGACTGAGCCATTTAGTGTCCTACAGGTTGCCGACTTGAACTTCCAGTATCAGGAGGGCAGTCGTCAGATCTTCAAACAGTTAAATCTGAGCTTGCAGGCTGGTGAAAAGTTAGCCCTATTGGGACCGTCTGGAACGGGTAAAAGTACCTTGTTGAAGCTAGTTCTGGGCGATTTGCAGCCTACTGCTGGGACAGTACAGTTGAATGATGTGCCGATTAGTCGGCTACAAACTGAACGAGCAAAATTATTCGGTGTCTTGGACCAACAACCTTACTTGTTCAATACTTCGATCATGAATAATGTCCGCATGGGTAATCCGGATGCGACGGATGCACAAGTCAAAGCAGCGCTCAAATCCGTTGAATTAGCGCCATTAATCGAAGGCTTGCCTGATCAGTATGACACGGTCGTCGAAGAAGGTGGCGCACGTTTTTCAGGCGGGGAACGGCAACGGATTGCGCTAGCCCGCATTTTGTTACAAGATGCCCCAATTATTATTTTGGATGAGCCCACGGTCAGTTTGGACCCAATTACAGAATCACATTTATTAGCCACAGTTTTCCGTGTGCTGCACGATAAAACAATCCTATGGGTGACCCACCATTTAGCAGGGATTAACTATGTTGACCAAGTCCGTTTTTTGGAAGCCGGCGAGTTTGATATGGCCGGCACGCCGCAAGAATTATATGCGACGGCACCACGGTTTAAGCGATTATATGATTTAGATCAAGGACATGATTAA
- the pcrA gene encoding DNA helicase PcrA: MSKESLLAKMNDKQQEAVLDTEGPLLIMAGAGSGKTRVLTHRVAYLIEEKGVNPWNVLAITFTNKAAREMRERVGKLLGESARDVWVSTFHALCVRILRRDIDKIGYNRAFTIAGTSEQRTLVKRILNDQNIDSKKFDPRSILSAISNAKNDLQTPAMYKESAASPFESIVADVYDQYQHELAADQAVDFDDLIMLTIQLFRSNPETLGWYQDKFHYIHVDEYQDTNNAQYTLVNMLAEKYQNLCVVGDADQSIYGWRGANMENILNFEQDYPQADSVKLEQNYRSTKTILAAANDVINHNTTRRPKKLWTENDEGDQISYYRGQSENDETHYVISKIQEEMAKADFNYGDFAVLYRTNAQSRVMEESLVKANVPYTMVGGNKFYDRKEIRDVLSYLTLIVNDQDSINFERVVNEPKRGIGQTSVDKLRAFADEAGYSMLEAASNVDMANGISTRAKGGIAKFAATMNELRAMREYLSVTDLTEEILKRSGYMKALKDAKASKPLESQTRIENIEEFLSVTKQFDDGYEPEDEESDKFVDFLADLALVSDVDNVEEEPQAVTLMTLHAAKGLEFPVVFMIGMEEGIFPLSRAMMDEDELEEERRLAYVGITRAEKKLYLTNAYSRMLYGRRQSNQASRFIEEIDQSLIKNDNQLEGGLSSGPEVPFATKKALTPRYKKNPVGTRPTVKKASGTGADKNSWRIGDKVKHRKWGTGTVVKVTGAGEDAELDIAFKSEGIKRLLAAFAPIQKVQD; the protein is encoded by the coding sequence GTGTCGAAAGAAAGCCTATTGGCAAAAATGAACGACAAGCAACAAGAAGCCGTATTAGACACTGAAGGACCGCTACTAATTATGGCCGGTGCGGGCTCAGGTAAGACCCGAGTTTTAACCCATCGAGTAGCCTATTTAATTGAAGAAAAAGGGGTTAATCCCTGGAACGTTTTAGCAATTACATTTACGAATAAAGCGGCGCGCGAAATGCGTGAACGGGTCGGAAAATTGTTGGGCGAATCGGCGCGCGATGTCTGGGTCTCCACGTTCCATGCTTTGTGCGTGCGGATTTTACGACGAGATATTGACAAAATTGGTTATAATCGGGCCTTTACGATTGCCGGAACCAGTGAACAACGGACATTAGTTAAGCGAATTTTAAACGATCAAAACATTGATTCTAAGAAGTTTGACCCGCGTTCGATTTTGTCAGCCATTTCAAATGCCAAAAATGATTTACAAACGCCCGCGATGTATAAAGAGTCAGCGGCGAGTCCGTTTGAAAGTATTGTGGCGGATGTCTATGATCAATATCAACATGAATTGGCGGCGGACCAGGCCGTAGACTTCGATGATTTGATCATGTTAACGATCCAATTGTTCCGGAGCAATCCAGAAACTTTGGGTTGGTATCAAGATAAATTTCATTATATTCACGTGGATGAATATCAAGATACCAATAATGCGCAATATACTTTGGTCAATATGTTGGCAGAAAAGTATCAGAATCTTTGTGTGGTAGGGGACGCCGATCAATCCATTTATGGTTGGCGTGGCGCTAATATGGAAAACATTCTTAACTTTGAGCAAGATTATCCGCAAGCGGACAGTGTCAAGTTGGAACAAAATTACCGTTCCACGAAGACGATCTTGGCAGCTGCCAACGATGTGATCAACCATAATACGACGCGACGGCCTAAAAAATTGTGGACGGAAAACGATGAAGGCGACCAGATCTCTTATTATCGTGGGCAAAGTGAAAATGACGAAACCCATTATGTTATTTCCAAGATTCAAGAAGAGATGGCAAAAGCAGACTTTAATTATGGCGATTTTGCCGTTTTATATCGTACGAATGCCCAATCGCGTGTGATGGAAGAATCACTCGTTAAGGCGAACGTACCATATACGATGGTCGGGGGCAACAAGTTCTACGATCGTAAGGAAATTCGTGACGTGCTCTCTTATTTGACTTTGATCGTCAATGACCAAGATTCGATTAACTTTGAACGTGTCGTCAATGAACCTAAACGTGGCATTGGTCAAACGAGTGTTGACAAGCTGCGGGCGTTTGCGGACGAAGCCGGTTATTCTATGCTGGAAGCGGCTAGCAATGTTGACATGGCGAATGGCATCTCAACGCGCGCTAAAGGTGGTATTGCAAAATTTGCCGCTACGATGAATGAATTACGAGCGATGCGCGAGTATTTATCAGTAACCGATTTGACCGAAGAAATCTTGAAGCGGTCTGGCTATATGAAGGCCTTGAAGGATGCTAAAGCTTCGAAACCGTTAGAATCACAAACACGAATCGAAAATATCGAAGAATTCTTATCTGTTACCAAACAATTTGATGATGGTTATGAACCTGAAGATGAAGAAAGTGATAAGTTCGTTGATTTCTTAGCGGACTTGGCATTAGTTTCCGATGTTGATAATGTGGAAGAAGAACCACAAGCCGTGACGTTGATGACGTTACATGCGGCGAAAGGTCTGGAATTCCCAGTTGTCTTCATGATTGGGATGGAAGAAGGCATTTTCCCATTATCACGTGCGATGATGGACGAAGACGAGCTTGAAGAAGAACGACGGTTGGCGTATGTCGGGATTACCCGTGCTGAAAAGAAGCTGTATCTGACCAATGCCTATTCACGGATGTTGTATGGCCGTCGTCAAAGCAATCAAGCGTCACGCTTCATCGAAGAAATCGACCAAAGTTTAATTAAAAATGATAATCAATTAGAAGGCGGCTTATCGAGTGGCCCAGAAGTGCCATTTGCCACGAAGAAAGCTTTAACGCCTCGTTACAAAAAGAATCCAGTCGGCACACGACCAACGGTTAAAAAAGCTAGTGGAACCGGTGCGGATAAGAACAGCTGGCGGATTGGCGACAAAGTCAAACATCGCAAGTGGGGTACGGGTACCGTGGTGAAAGTCACTGGTGCCGGTGAGGACGCGGAATTGGATATTGCGTTCAAGTCTGAAGGCATCAAACGCTTGTTAGCAGCCTTTGCACCGATTCAAAAAGTTCAAGATTAA